A single window of Eucalyptus grandis isolate ANBG69807.140 chromosome 1, ASM1654582v1, whole genome shotgun sequence DNA harbors:
- the LOC104455090 gene encoding disease resistance protein At4g27190 yields MSTDSAISIAWDVLKCLVAPLKRGFSYVMSSKSYADNLRKEVGNLEYEAERIRHAAEGAENNLRSIHGWVGEFLASAEKASIEAGDLLGEFEKASRTCCHRTLPDPNCRYQFSRKANHKTGDLKNLILECSNREISFSGPAPGDVAALIRAGREGKDVVQSTTTAASASSVDFESRALMIRNIMDALVDNRYSVVGVHGMGGVGKSTLLVDAEKRIREKNSFDWVAKADVSQNPDVKKIQEEIAHWLGLSDIKKEDTVSLRAKLLRERLEDLERKKNKVLIILDNLWEQLDLKVVGIPCGVDNKVIGCKMLLTSRDRNVLQRDMACDKEFPLDMLEENEARTLFERMVGDKVHDDEFRTLVDEALRKCARLPLLIVTMAKHFKNAGLSEWRDALNQIERCSNEGVSAVINKMLQLSYDHLKSEEAKSLLQLCVTYGVSEPSLENLMRYGNGLGIFPKDSSMNEARDRLNTLIRTLQASSLLLDNGGTDRFKIHDLVHDFVAEFVLRDRLLLVSKDKDMSATQLQNERLKSCSAICFPYIDMEESPKEIDCSELRIFLLFNNNPSLLVSNSYFNSMRKLAVIDLTRIILTCSPTPFQFLENLHTLCLRSCLVEDVAILGKLKGLQILSFMNSSIERLPKEIGQLVELRLLDLNNCLYLQKIEPGVLGRLIKLEELYMENSFNKWNPMEQTQPTNASLIELNHMKNLCTLHVLIPDPSVLPKDLNVKKLSKYNIQIGNTWYRWSRYKGLRTLELTLNSTSDVIQKGCIQSFLSKTDNLYLEELNETEQSICALSQEGPIEASKLERVQVSKASWFWEGSLNITIQNMFEEVGTFAGAKNMLLSEFPKLIGKWHNELNPIKSYWQLESLVVDKCPSFVNAIPSKLMLVLNNLYFLQVRDCEVLEEIFDLEGLEAVESTRVLPQLWELNLVNLPQLRRLWNKDLQELLCFNSLKNLILYNCSNLGHAFSPSMARCLANLELMEIKECGQMEGVIVEEEGEGSAMEKITFPKLKRMTMEYLPNLTCFLLGKNHMLECATLQVLKIAHCLEMRSLIRQSWMENDHGTPSLFTLQPVIASRSSPPRAHACVGPSDYAAKLVGYGVSKWISDAKAIMASIRLGVDSDEEKFKNLLFNPLFLLLRPQPPDLCPSSVVANGGVTDGLIRLTLAMSKPSMASFLRLPLICLSHRSIDLKILSSIATELQIWKFDHRRSQPWTSRCR; encoded by the exons atgtcGACCGATTCTGCCATTTCAATTGCATGGGATGTTTTAAAGTGCTTAGTTGCTCCCCTCAAGCGTGGATTCAGCTACGTCATGTCCTCCAAGAGCTACGCCGACAATCTTCGGAAGGAAGTCGGGAATCTGGAGTACGAGGCTGAGAGGATCCGCCATGCCGCGGAAGGGGCCGAAAACAATCTACGAAGTATCCACGGATGGGTAGGGGAGTTTCTGGCAAGTGCTGAGAAGGCCTCGATAGAGGCGGGAGACCTGTTGGGCGAATTCGAAAAGGCGAGCAGGACTTGCTGCCACAGGACTCTTCCCGACCCCAATTGTCGCTATCAGTTCAGCAGGAAGGCCAACCACAAGACCGGTGACCTTAAGAATCTCATTCTAGAATGCAGTAACAGGGAGATCTCCTTCAGCGGTCCTGCTCCTGGTGATGTCGCTGCTCTAATTCGAGCTGGGAGAGAAGGCAAAGATGTCGTCCAGTCGACCACCACAGCGGCCTCCGCTTCTTCTGTCGACTTCGAATCCAGAGCTTTGATGATACGGAACATCATGGACGCTCTTGTGGATAACCGCTATAGCGTGGTCGGGGTTCACGGGATGGGCGGGGTCGGCAAGTCCACCCTTTTGGTGGATGCTGAGAAGAgaataagggaaaaaaattcgTTCGATTGGGTAGCTAAGGCTGACGTGTCGCAAAATCCAGACGTCAAGAAGATTCAAGAAGAGATTGCGCACTGGTTGGGCCTTAGTGACATAAAGAAGGAAGACACTGTCAGTTTGCGAGCGAAGCTTCTGCGCGAGAGGTTGGAAGATTTggagaggaagaaaaacaaggTCCTCATAATATTGGACAATCTATGGGAGCAGCTTGACTTGAAAGTAGTCGGCATTCCTTGTGGAGTCGACAACAAAGTTATAGGATGCAAGATGTTATTGACGTCGAGAGATCGAAATGTTTTGCAAAGGGATATGGCCTGCGACAAGGAGTTCCCACTTGATATGCTGGAGGAAAACGAGGCAAGAACATTGTTTGAGAGGATGGTGGGAGACAAAGTTCACGACGACGAGTTCAGAACCTTGGTGGATGAAGCCCTCCGCAAATGCGCACGTTTGCCTTTGCTAATTGTCACAATGGCGAAACATTTCAAAAATGCTGGTTTATCTGAATGGAGGGATGCTTTGAATCAAATTGAGCGGTGTTCAAACGAAGGGGTAAGTGCAGTGATAAATAAGATGTTGCAATTGAGTTACGATCATTTAAAAAGCGAGGAGGCCAAAAGTTTGTTACAACTTTGTGTTACTTATGGCGTCTCCGAGCCCTCTCTTGAAAACTTGATGAGGTACGGCAATGGTTTGGGGATATTTCCAAAAGATAGCAGCATGAATGAAGCTAGGGATAGGTTGAACACACTTATCCGCACTCTTCAAGCCTCCTCCCTTTTGTTAGACAATGGAGGCACAGACAGGTTCAAGATACATGATTTGGTTCATGACTTTGTTGCTGAGTTTGTTTTAAGAGATCGCCTCCTTCTCGTGTCGAAAGATAAAGATATGTCGGCAACACAATTGCAAAATGAGAGGCTCAAAAGTTGTTCGGCGATATGCTTTCCCTATATTGACATGGAGGAAAGTCCCAAAGAAATAGATTGCTCCGAATTGCGCATCTTTTTGCTTTTCAACAATAATCCATCTCTTCTGGTTTCAAATTCATATTTCAACTCTATGAGGAAACTTGCTGTCATAGATCTTACTAGAATAATTCTCACTTGTTCACCGACGCCATTTCAGTTCTTGGAGAACTTACACACTTTGTGTCTCCGGAGTTGTTTGGTAGAGGATGTGGCCATTCTTGGCAAGCTAAAAGGGCTTCAAATTCTCAGCTTTATGAACTCCAGTATTGAACGATTGCCAAAAGAAATTGGACAACTAGTAGAGCTGAGGTTGTTGGACTTGAACAATTGTTTATATCTTCAGAAAATTGAACCGGGTGTACTTGGAAGATTGATCAAATTGGAGGAGTTGTATATGGAGAATAGCTTTAATAAATGGAATCCCATGGAGCAAACTCAACCAACTAATGCTAGTCTGATTGAGTTGAATCACATGAAGAATCTCTGCACTCTACATGTCCTTATTCCCGATCCAAGTGTGCTCCCAAAGGACCTAAATGTGAAGAAATTAAGCAAGTACAACATCCAAATAGGTAATACATGGTACCGGTGGAGCAGATACAAAGGATTGAGGACATTGGAGCTCACATTAAATTCAACAAGCGATGTTATTCAGAAAGGATGCATACAGAGTTTCTTAAGCAAAACTGACAACCTATATTTGGAGGAGTTGAACGAAACTGAGCAAAGTATTTGTGCATTGTCCCAAGAag GACCAATAGAGGCGTCAAAGTTGGAGAGAGTTCAAGTATCGAAAGCATCGTGGTTTTGGGAGGGAAGCCTCAACATCACCATCCAGAATATGTTTGAAGAAGTG gGTACATTTGCTGGAGCAAAGAACATGCTGCTATCTGAGTTCCCCAAGCTGATTGGAAAATGGCATAATGAACTTAATCCCATCAAGTCGTATTGGCAATTAGAATCATTGGTGGTAGATAAATGTCCATCATTTGTCAACGCTATTCCATCCAAATTGATGCTTGTATTAAACAATTTATACTTTTTGCAAGTGCGCGATTGCGAGGTGCTTgaagaaatatttgatttggaAGGGCTAGAGGCTGTGGAAAGCACTCGAGTGCTGCCTCAGCTATGGGAATTGAACTTGGTCAATCTACCACAATTGAGGCGACTGTGGAACAAAGATCTTCAAGAATTGCTATGCTTCAATTCTCTAAAAAATCTCATCCTTTATAATTGCAGCAACTTGGGACATGCTTTCTCTCCATCGATGGCTCGATGCCTTGCCAATCTTGAACTAATGGAAATAAAGGAGTGTGGTCAGATGGAAGGAGTGATcgtagaggaagaaggagagggaagcGCAATGGAGAAGATTACATTCCCAAAGCTCAAGCGGATGACTATGGAATACTTGCCCAATTTGACTTGTTTCCTCTTGGGAAAAAATCATATGCTGGAATGCGCCACATTACAAGTGCTGAAAATTGCCCATTGCCTAGAGATGAGAAGTTTGATTAGGCAATCTTGGATGGAGAATGACCATGGCACCCCCTCACTTTTCACTCTCCAG CCTGTAATCGCTTCTCGAAGCTCGCCTCCTCGTGCGCATGCATGCGTGGGTCCGAGTGATTATGCGGCGAAGCTTGTTGGTTATGGTGTGTCGAAGTGGATCTCCGATGCGAAAGCGATTATGGCGTCGATTCGGTTGGGCGTTGATTCCGAcgaagaaaaatttaaaaatcttcTCTTCaaccctctcttcctcctccttcgtccACAGCCGCCCGACCTTTGCCCCTCCTCCGTTGTCGCCAACGGCGGAGTCACCGACGGCTTGATTAGGCTGACCCTCGCTATGTCCAAGCCGAGCATGGCCAGCTTCCTCCGGCTTCCTCTGATTTGTCTATCTCATCGTTCTATAGATCTCAAAATCTTGTCATCCATAGCGACGGAGTTGCAGATCTGGAAGTTTGACCACCGTCGCTCGCAGCCATGGACGAGCCGCTGTCGCTAG